The DNA sequence AAGCCTTTAAGCTAGAACACATCTAAAAACTGGGCCTCAAATGATAGAGTAGGAGTAAGGCCTCGTCGTAATGCGGGGTCTTACTCTGTTTTATATTACGACAAAACATTACCTTTTTTACGGTTGCCGTTATCGTTTCCCTAGACTAGAATAACCAAGCGTGCAATGCAATTCTAGTATGAAACGAGGTTTTCTTGAGTGAAACTCACACCTCCTTATACAAAATGGTTTCTCGGTCTGCAACAATCATCTACATTACCACCACCGAATGCCATTTGTGTTTCAGGAATATCTTACCTACATAAGAGTAGACGTTTTATTTCATACTACTTTTTGTACACATCAAAGGAGGGTATTATATGACCGTTCAACAAGATTTACAGAAAGCAGTTGCTGCTGCTCAATCTGCGTTGGGGACCTATGCTACATTTGCAGAATCCACACAAGACCAATCCGCTAAACAAATGTTTAAGGACATGACAGGGGATATGTACAAACATGTGGCGATGTTAAATAGTCGAATAGGGTATGTAACGGAAAATAACGGCTTGAACCAAAAAGATCAAGCCTAAAACTACTTAGAATAGTCTAGGGTATAAAAGACAAAAACCAAAAAATCATTAGTCCAAATATCCATTTAGATACCGAAAAAGCAGTTCACTGTAAGAGGCTGCTTTTTCGTGTCTGAAGGACTGGGTTCAGTTCAAAGTAAGGGATTGCATTTTGGAGTTGAAAATCAAAAGTAGGATAATGGGAAGCTGGTTCCCAACTCTAAGATTGTTGCACAAAATAAGAACGTTGCGACATAACTTTAAATACTGATTATGCTCATACTCAATAGCTTTAATGTCTACTTATTGATTAAATCTGTACCGTATGAGTTATCGATTGCACAAAGCCATTCACCGTATGAATTTTTCTTAAATACATATGTTGCCTTTCTATCCATAGAATATTCGGAATCCTTTTTATCGGCAGCAAGTAGGGTTTGGGAAATAACTAACGCAGTGTCTCCAGCTTCTAAAATAATCATTTCTCCCTGTGTTGGGACAACACTGTTATTGAAATATTTTGCAATTGCAATAAATGCTTTTTTGATTTCCTCTTTACCTCGTGCAATCATTCCAGGCTTTACAACCAGAATTGCATCATCAGTATAATAATTCACCAGGGTATTAAAATCTTCCTGCTTTATCGCAAGATCACACTTTTTGATAAACTCTTTTAATTCGTGTTCCATATATTCCTCATATTCCTCCCAAAATTAACTTTTGTCGCGCTAAATCCTACGAATGCGTCACAATGTTAATTATACCACATGAAAAAAATCCAATTACTCTACTATTGTCGCATTCGTAGGATAAAGTGAACAATTAGTACATGAACGGAGCATTAAAATGATAAAGACAAATGACGCTAAAGAAGTTATAGACATTCGCGCCTTTTTCCTTAAACTACCATTATTATCAAAATATGTAACGATAACGTCTTCGCATTATCCACATGAACAAATATAAGCTAGAACTATAAAAGTCTTGGCTTATATTTGATATAAAAAGCATCCTTGGTAAGCCTAAGTGGCATCTAAGATGCTTTTCTCATCGGTCTTCAAGTAATAGTTTCTTGTGGGAAGATTCTTCGCTTGGCTCAGAATGACACGTCAGCTTTTTCCTATTCATTAAGAATGAGGAGAAAACTATAAATCAAAAAGCGCAAAAAGGTAAACGAGAATTCTGCGTACCCAATTTCGAAGAAATATATAATAATGATTCGACAAGTACCTGTCCCTTCCTGAAAAACCACTTTATACGTCTTTCGAAAATTGATTTGTTCTCCCCATTTTATAGGCAAGTTTAATCATCTCTTGTTCTTCTTCGGTGATTTTTCGGGCATACATTTTTTCGAATTGCTGAAGAAGTTTATCGGTGTCTATCACTCTTATTCGGCGTTTTGGTCTAATTGTCCTGTGGGATGGGTCATAGGGTTTTGGTTGAATCGATGAATTGTATACTTTTTTATATATTTCAGCCGTATAAAAAGCATCATGAAGTGCATTGTGAAATGCATATGTAATTGGGATATGGAGCAACTCAACAGCATGTTGAAGACGTAATAAGTTTTTTTGAGAAAGATTGAAATGCATGGAGACATAGGGTTGTAAGTTGATAACCCTTTTCGGTAAAAACCTGTGGCTTAATTGATGATCTTCGACATTTCTAAATAGTTCTGTTATTTCGGACATGCCCCAAGTACAAAATATAGAATCGCTCTCATTGATAAACGTTGTATACGCCTTATAAATCTCAGGAAAGGGTTCTTCAGTTAGAAGCTGCTCTGTGGTGATACCGGTCAATTCAGTGACAAATGGATTGACTCTTGTGTAGAAGGTTGGCTTTACGTAACGGTTAAAAGTGCCTACGGTGTTAAATTCCAAATCTAATTTGATGGCACCAATTTGAATGATTTCAAAGGGATGGGGAGATCGTTTTCTTTCAAAATTCTGTAAAGAAGAAACGTCTTGATTAAATTCTAAATCAAATATAATAAAAGACATATTAGAACTCCTTTAACCACCTGATTTCCTTTATTTTTGGCTGGATACAAGGATGCTATCCGCACCCGATTAAAAGGTCTTACGCAAAGTGATCAAATGAGAAAGAATCAGTAGTAAAGGGAAATTTTCATCCCATGAACTACTGGTTATTCTTAGAAGGCGGTTTTAGTTAAAGGAGACCTTATCTACCGGTTATTTGAAAGAATTGCCAAAGGAGGGGAACGTATGAATTCCATTGTGCTTGGTTTTCAGGATATTGACAAAACAAAACTCATGGTTGTTGGGGGTAAGGGCGCGAACCTGGGGGAACTTTCCAAGATTGAAGGAATACGCGTACCGGATGGCTTTTGTATTTCTACTGAAGCCTTTAAAAGAATCAGTGGGGAAACGCCGTCGATTAACGAATTACTTGATCAGTTATCACTTCTAAAGGTGGAAGACCGGGATAAAATCGGTGAACTTAGCAGGAAGATTCGACAAATCATTATGGAAGTAGAAATTCCTTCCGATATTGTGAAAGCAGTTGCTCACTATCTCTCCCAGTTTGGCGATGAACATGCTTATGCAGTGCGTTCTAGTGCGACTGCTGAAGATTTACCACATGCCTCTTTTGCTGGTCAACAAGACACTTATTTGAATATCATCGGAAAAGAAGCAATCCTAAAGTATATCAGCAAATGTTGGGCTTCCCTATTTACGGATCGTGCGGTAATCTACCGAATGCAAAACAGATTTGACCACAGCCAAGTTTATATATCCGTTATCGTTCAAAGGATGGTTTTCCCACAGGCTTCAGGGATTTTATTTACCGCTGATCCGATTACTTCTAACCGAAAGCTGCTAACTATCGATGCCAGTTTTGGACTTGGAGAAGCACTGGTCTCTGGCTTGGTATCTGCCGATTGTTATAAAGTACAGGAAGAGGAAATAGTCGATAAGATGATAGCGACCAAAAAATTGGCTATCTATGAACTAAAAGAAGGCGGAACAGAGACACATGAGATCGATCCTGATCAGCAAAAGACTCAAACACTTACTGAACAACAAATTTTAGAACTAGCACGCATAGGAAGACAGATCGAAGCTTATTTTGGTTACCCACAAGATATCGAATGGTGTTTGGTTAATGATACATTTTATATTGTCCAGAGTCGGCCAATCACTACTTTATACCCCATCCCTGAAGCGAATGATCAAGAAAATCACGTGTACGTATCTGTCGGTCATCAACAAATGATGACCGACCCCTTGAAACCATTGGGAATGTCTTTATTCCAATTAACATCTTTTGGACCCAGGTTTAAAGCTGGTGGAAGGTTGTTTGTTGATGTTACACATATGCTGGCTTCCCCTGACAGCAGAAAAACGTTATTAAATAACATGGGAGAACACGATCCGCTCATGAAAGACGCACTTATGACCATAATAGAGCGAGGAGATTTCATAAAATCTTTACCAAATGATAAGCAAGAACAGAGCAATAAAAGTGTGTCGTCTGCGGATTCTCAAGCACAAATCGAAAACGACCCGACAATCGTTTCTGATTTGATTAAGAGTAGTCAAACATCGATAGAAAAGTTAAAACATAACATCCAAACGAAATCAGGATCGGATTTATTAGATTTTATTCTGGAAGATTTACAGATATTAAAAAAGATTTTATTTGACCCACAAAGTTTTAGTGTGTTTATGGCTGCTATAGATGCTTCATCATGGATCAATGAAAATATGAACAAGTGGTTAGGTGAAAGAAACGTAGCAGACACGCTTTCTCAATCTGTACCAAACAATATTACTTCGGAAATGGGTCTGGACTTATTGGATGTCGCAGATGTGATTCGTCCTTATCCGGAAGTAATTGATTATTTACAACATGTAAAAGATGATAACTTTTTGGAGAAAATAGTTAAGTTTGATGGTGGACAGGAAACCCAAGACGCTATCTATGCTTTTCTCAACAAATACGGAATGCGCTGTGCCGGAGAAATCGATATTACTAAAACTCGTTGGAGTGAAAAACCAACTACACTTGTCCCCATGATTCTCAGTAACATCAAAAACCATGAGCCTAATGCTAGCAATCGGAAATTTGAGCAAGGGCGACAGGAAGCTTTGAAAAAAGAACAAGAGTTATTAGAGCAATTGAAGCAATTACCGGATGGTAAACAAAAAGCCAAAGAAACAAAACGAATGATTGACCTAATCCGGAATTTCATCGGTTATCGTGAATATCCAAAATACGGCATAGTTAATCGATACTTCGTTTATAAACAGGCTTTAATGAAAGAAG is a window from the Desulfosporosinus sp. Sb-LF genome containing:
- a CDS encoding DUF1657 domain-containing protein, with the protein product MTVQQDLQKAVAAAQSALGTYATFAESTQDQSAKQMFKDMTGDMYKHVAMLNSRIGYVTENNGLNQKDQA
- a CDS encoding nuclear transport factor 2 family protein, translating into MEHELKEFIKKCDLAIKQEDFNTLVNYYTDDAILVVKPGMIARGKEEIKKAFIAIAKYFNNSVVPTQGEMIILEAGDTALVISQTLLAADKKDSEYSMDRKATYVFKKNSYGEWLCAIDNSYGTDLINK
- a CDS encoding 3'-5' exonuclease, producing the protein MSFIIFDLEFNQDVSSLQNFERKRSPHPFEIIQIGAIKLDLEFNTVGTFNRYVKPTFYTRVNPFVTELTGITTEQLLTEEPFPEIYKAYTTFINESDSIFCTWGMSEITELFRNVEDHQLSHRFLPKRVINLQPYVSMHFNLSQKNLLRLQHAVELLHIPITYAFHNALHDAFYTAEIYKKVYNSSIQPKPYDPSHRTIRPKRRIRVIDTDKLLQQFEKMYARKITEEEQEMIKLAYKMGRTNQFSKDV
- the ppsA gene encoding phosphoenolpyruvate synthase is translated as MNSIVLGFQDIDKTKLMVVGGKGANLGELSKIEGIRVPDGFCISTEAFKRISGETPSINELLDQLSLLKVEDRDKIGELSRKIRQIIMEVEIPSDIVKAVAHYLSQFGDEHAYAVRSSATAEDLPHASFAGQQDTYLNIIGKEAILKYISKCWASLFTDRAVIYRMQNRFDHSQVYISVIVQRMVFPQASGILFTADPITSNRKLLTIDASFGLGEALVSGLVSADCYKVQEEEIVDKMIATKKLAIYELKEGGTETHEIDPDQQKTQTLTEQQILELARIGRQIEAYFGYPQDIEWCLVNDTFYIVQSRPITTLYPIPEANDQENHVYVSVGHQQMMTDPLKPLGMSLFQLTSFGPRFKAGGRLFVDVTHMLASPDSRKTLLNNMGEHDPLMKDALMTIIERGDFIKSLPNDKQEQSNKSVSSADSQAQIENDPTIVSDLIKSSQTSIEKLKHNIQTKSGSDLLDFILEDLQILKKILFDPQSFSVFMAAIDASSWINENMNKWLGERNVADTLSQSVPNNITSEMGLDLLDVADVIRPYPEVIDYLQHVKDDNFLEKIVKFDGGQETQDAIYAFLNKYGMRCAGEIDITKTRWSEKPTTLVPMILSNIKNHEPNASNRKFEQGRQEALKKEQELLEQLKQLPDGKQKAKETKRMIDLIRNFIGYREYPKYGIVNRYFVYKQALMKEAEKLVQANVIHEKEDIYYLTFEELREVVCTNKLDYQIISKRKDEYKLYEKLTPPRVITSDGEIIAGEYKRENLPAEAIVGLPVSSGVIEGRARVILNMEDADLEAGDILVTSFTDPSWTPLFVSIKGLVTEVGGLMTHGAVIAREYGLPAVVGVENATKIIKDGQRIRVNGTEGYVEIL